From Odontesthes bonariensis isolate fOdoBon6 chromosome 21, fOdoBon6.hap1, whole genome shotgun sequence, a single genomic window includes:
- the dock6 gene encoding dedicator of cytokinesis protein 7 isoform X4, translating to MTSTASERRAFAHKINRTVAAEVRKQVSRDYGSPQLSKKRGGAHHPLPLTEVVEPVDFEEYVSSHAPGVEPGPLRQLMEFPKDDLELLQLEKECTTLEPPMPEEEDSLDPRVRDALAVYTDEWLVIQRKYQRYSTTYTPHNSERQRERQRGLVKQTFELDEAAAAERQEDQDDAKRRSVSLDETPRGSWASSIFDLKNSSPDALLPSVLERTAAEDMDHRNTEARLQGRHSDLLGLYPPPDEDEAVERCSVPEVPKEHCGQRIMVKCLSLKFEIEIEPIFGSLALYDVKEKKKISENFYFDLNSDQMKGLLKPHTPHAAISTLARSAIFSITYPSADIFLVIKLEKVLQQGDIGECCEPYMVMKESDSSKHKEKLEKLRLQAEQSCSRLGSFRMPFAWTAIHLLNIVSSVGGLDRSDPDSDSERKGHGTWNERKKKGFERMSVGDEMCNFATFRPATLTVTNFFKQEGDRLSDEDLYKFLADMRRPSSVLRRLRPVTAQLKIDISPAPDSPHYCLSPELLHVKPYPDPRVRPTKEVLEFPVRHVYTPHTTYRNLLYIYPQSLNFSSRQGSVRNIAVKVQFMAAEDPSQALPVIFGKSSCSEFMKEAYTPVIYHNKSPEFYEEMKMKIPANLTDNHHLLFTFYHISCQTKQNTPLETPVGYTWIPLMQHGRLRTGSFSLPVSVEKPPPSYSVLTPDVQLPGMKWVDNHKGVFNVEVTAASSVHTQDPHLDKFFTLVYVLEEYSFPFRLKDVIINEANMEGELKASMTALKGALLDTCVRFLHQLLNKLIQLIAYPPVIAGQIVNLGRAAFEAMALLVNQIHKNLEGNQDQHGRNSLLASYIHYCFRLPTAEPAVPPTAGPHSYEMPMQYATLSRATARPSSLLLSRSKSISNSNPDLASTPVSPDEEVQRIIGSKGIDRSHSWVNSAYAPGGSRSVLRRNPNSSCELKQASDRSCNRMSAFLESVALFSVPTRQITKKLLHEELALQWVVSTSSVREAALQQAWFFFQLMTKSMAHHLFLTSKLDVPRRQRFPDRFVDDIAALVCAVSADIASRYHKDVELVERLNSSLAFFLNDLLSLMDRGFVFNLIRSYHKQIANKLHTAQNPSSLSALRMDFTRIVSSHEHYVILNLPCSTLSPPASPSPSTSSTTSQSSAFSSMVQDQGVATMFELSVPFRHQHFLSGLLLTELSLILDPDGEGVFFLHKKAISAVHSLLCSHDADPRYKDPQVRAHIAQLYLPLIPIVMETLHQLHDFCDSSPAWVRHTSAHTDDADPDNGNTISQSVAMAIAGSPLPHAKANPFALPSVAGRQSSSLSAECSRTLLVSFLWVLKNADAALLERWVSDLSVLQINRLLDLLHLCVSCFEYKGKKALERINSLTFKKSQDMKARLEEAILGTIGARQEMVRRCRERSPYGSQENVRWRKNVTHWKQNTDRVDKTKAEMEQESVVDGNLATEASLVVLDTLEIIVKTVVASELKESVLGGVLRVLLHSMAGNQSALFLQHCFTTQRALVYKFPEMLFEEDTELCADLCLRLLRHCSSSVGSVRSHASASLYLLMRQNFEIGNNFARVKMQVTMSLSSLVGTSQNFNEEHLRRSLKTILTYAEEDVELRDTPFPEQVQDLVFNLHMILTDTVKMKEHQQDPEMLIDLMYRIAKGYQNSPDLRLTWLQNMAGKHSERGNHAEAAHCLVHSAALVAEYLNMLEDCRYLPIGCVTFQNISSNILEESAVSDDVLSPEEEGICAGKYFSESGLVGLLEQAAASFNMAAMYEAINEVYKILLPIHEANRDFKKLATVHGKLQDAFNKVYNQSSGWERMFGTYFRVGFYGCQFGDLDEQEFVYKEPSITKLAEISHRLEEFYSVKFGDDVVEIIKDSSPVDRSKLDPNKAYLQITYVEPYFDTYELKERVTYFDKNYNLRTFMYCTPFTLDGRAHGDLHEQYKRKTILTTSHAFPYIKTRINVIHKEEIILVPMEVAIEDMQKKTQELAFATNQDPADPKMLQMVLQGCVGTTVNQGPLEVAQVFLSDIPDDPKLFRHHNKLRLCFKDFTKRCEDALRKNKALIGPDQKEYHRELERNYHKLKEALGPLINRKIPQLYRTLPAQATQTQRNSYSRSSLRKVDC from the exons ATGACATCCACAGCAAGCGAAAGGAGGGCGTTTGCTCATAAAATCAACCG GACGGTTGCTGCAGAAGTCAGAAAACAAGTGTCCAGAGACTATGGATCACCTCAGCTCTCCAAGAAACGAGGAGGTGCACATCACCCT TTGCCCCTGACGGAGGTGGTTGAGCCCGTGGATTTCGAGGAATATGTGAGCAGTCATGCTCCTGGTGTGGAGCCCGGACCCCTCAGACAGCTAATGGAGTTCCCCAAGGATGACCTGGAGCTCCTCCAGTTGGAAAAAGAGTGCACTACACTGGAGCCCCCGATGCCTGAGGAGGAGGA CTCATTGGATCCCAGAGTGAGAGATGCCTTAGCAGTCTACACAGATGAATGGCTCGTCATTCAGAGAAA ATACCAGCGCTACAGCACCACATACACCCCTCACAACTCTGAGCGTCAGAGGGAGAGGCAGCGAGGGCTGGTCAAACAGACCTTTGAACTGgatgaggctgctgctgctgagcgcCAGGAGGACCAG GATGACGCAAAGCGGCGGTCAGTAAGCCTCGATGAGACTCCTCGGGGGAGTTGGGCCTCCAGCATATTTGATCTGAAGAACTCTTCCCCAGATGCTCTGCTCCCGTCTGTGCTGGAGCGAACAGCTGCAGAGGACATGGACCATCGCAATACTGAGGCACGGCTGCAGGGGCGCCACAGTGACCTCCTTGGCTTGTACCCTCCACCTGATGAG GATGAAGCAGTAGAGAGATGCTCTGTACCTGAAGTCCCTAAGGAACATTGTGGCCAGAGGATCATGGTCAAGTGTCTGTCTCTGAA ATTTGAAATTGAAATTGAGCCAATATTTGGATCACTTGCCCTTTATGAtgtgaaggaaaagaaaaag ATCTCTGAGAATTTTTACTTTGACCTAAACTCGGATCAGATGAAAGGACTCCTTAAACCTCATACGCCTCACGCAGCCATTTCCACACTGGCCCGTTCTGCCATTTTCTCCATCACATATCCCTCCGCTGATATCTTCTTGGTCATTAAG CTGGAAAAAGTCCTTCAGCAAGGAGACATTGGTGAATGCTGTGAACCCTACATGGTCATGAAAGAATCTGACTCTTCCAAG CACAAGGAAAAGTTGGAGAAGCTGCGTCTTCAGGCAGAGCAGTCGTGTAGCCGTCTTGGCAGTTTTCGCATGCCGTTTGCCTGGACGGCCATTCACCTCCTTAACATTGTCAGCAGTGTGGGGGGTCTAGATCGGTCTGACCCAGACTCTGACTCTG AACGAAAGGGCCATGGAACATGGAacgagagaaagaaaaaggggtTTGAGAGGATGAGTGTCGGGGACGAGATGTGTAACTTTGCCACTTTCCGCCCAGCAACCCTTACTGTCACCAACTTCTTCAAACAG GAAGGGGATAGACTTAGTGATGAAGACCTCTATAAGTTTCTGGCAGATATGCGCAGGCCATCCTCTGTTCTCCGACGACTCAGGCCTGTCACAG CTCAGTTGAAGATTGACATTTCTCCAGCGCCGGACTCGCCTCATTATTGTCTGTCACCAGAGCTGCTTCATGTGAAGCCCTATCCGGACCCCCGCGTTCGTCCCACCAAAGAGGTGCTGGAGTTCCCCGTCCGGCACGTATACACGCCACACACCACGTACAG GAACTTGTTGTACATTTATCCACAAAGTCTGAACTTTAGCAGTCGTCAGGGGTCAGTGAGGAACATTGCTGTGAAGGTTCAGTTCATGGCAGCAGAGGACCCCAGCCAAGCTTTACCG GTCATCTTTGGAAAGTCGAGTTGTTCTGAGTTCATGAAAGAGGCGTATACTCCTGTCATCTACCATAACAA GTCTCCTGAGTTCTATGaggagatgaagatgaagattCCTGCCAATCTGACAGACAACCACCATTTGCTGTTCACCTTCTATCACATCAGCTGCCAGACCAAACAGAACACTCCTCTGGAGACCCCTGTGGGCTACACT TGGATACCTTTGATGCAACACGGCCGACTACGCACCGGCTCCTTCAGCCTGCCAGTGTCTGTGGAAAAGCCTCCACCCAGCTACTCTGTTCTCACCCCTgat GTTCAGCTCCCAGGCATGAAGTGGGTGGATAATCACAAAGGAGTGTTCAATGTTGAGGTGACAGCAGCCTCCTCGGTTCACACTCAG GACCCCCACCTGGATAAGTTCTTCACTCTGGTGTATGTCCTGGAGGAGTACTCCTTCCCTTTCCGACTTAAGGACGTCATCATAAATGAGGCCAACATGGAGGGGGAGCTGAAGGCCAGCATGACGGCATTGAAAGGCGCTCTGCTTGACACCTGCGTCAGGTTTTTGCATCAGCTGCTCAACAAACTCATTCAGCTCATTGCATATCCCCCGGTCATTGCTGGCCAAATCG TGAATCTTGGTCGGGCTGCTTTTGAAGCGATGGCTTTGTTGGTCAACCAGATCCACAAAAACCTGGAGGGGAACCAAGACCAGCATGGCCGCAACAGCTTGCTGGCCTCTTACATCCACTACTGTTTCCGCCTGCCCACTGCTGAACCTGCAGTGCCTCCAACAG CAGGCCCCCACTCCTATGAGATGCCCATGCAGTATGCTACCTTATCCAGGGCAACAGCCCGCCCAAGCAGCCTGCTGCTGTCTCGTTCAAAGAGTATCAGCAACTCCAACCCCGACCTGGCCAGCACACCAGTTTCCCCAGACGAGGAGGTCCAAAGGATTATAGGAAGCAAG GGCATTGACCGCTCCCACTCCTGGGTAAACTCTGCTTATGCCCCTGGGGGCTCCAGATCAGTGCTACGCCGGAACCCCAACTCCAGCTGTGAGCTCAAGCAG GCAAGCGACCGCAGCTGCAATCGCATGTCTGCCTTTCTGGAGAGCGTGGCCTTGTTTTCAGTTCCCACAAGGCAGATTACTAAGAAG TTGCTCCACGAGGAGCTGGCATTACAGTGGGTGGTCAGTACCAGCTCAGTGAGGGAAGCGGCGCTGCAGCAGGCTTGGTTTTTCTTCCAGCTAATG ACTAAGAGCATGGCTCATCACTTATTCCTGACCTCTAAGTTGGACGTTCCCAGGCGTCAGCGTTTCCCGGACCGCTTTGTTGATGACATCGCGGCACTCGTGTGCGCCGTCAGTGCTGACATTGCCAGCCGATATCACAAG GATGTGGAGCTTGTGGAGAGGTTAAACAGCAGTCTGGCCTTCTTCCTGAATGACCTGCTGTCTCTCATGGACCGGGGCTTTGTGTTCAACCTCATTCGCTCCTACCACAAACAG ATTGCTAACAAGCTCCACACAGCTCAAAATCCCAGCTCTCTGAGTGCCCTGAGGATGGACTTCACTCGTATTGTCTCCAGCCATGAGCATTATGTCATCCTCAACTTGCCCTGTTCAACTCTGAGCCCTCCAGCATCCCCCTCCCCTTCCACCTCTTCCACCACCTCCCAG AGTTCAGCATTTTCTAGTATGGTGCAAGACCAGGGTGTTGCCACCATGTTTGAGCTCTCGGTCCCTTTTCGGCATCAGCACTTCCTGTCTGGCCTCCTGCTTACTGAGCTCTCTCTCATTCTCGATCCTGATGGCGAAGG GGTTTTCTTCCTTCATAAAAAAGCCATCAGTGCTGTTCATTCCCTGCTGTGCAGCCACGATGCAGACCCTCGTTATAAGGACCCTCAGGTCAGAGCCCACATTGCTCAGCTCTACCTGCCTCTCATCCCCATCGTCATGGAGACATTGCATCAACTCCACGACTTCTGTG ACTCCTCGCCTGCTTGGGTCCGCCATACCTCTGCCCACACTGACGATGCTGACCCAGACAATGGAAACACTATCAGTCAGTCTGTTGCCATGGCAATTGCCGGCTCCCCTTTGCCGCATGCCAAAGCCAACCCATTTGCACTCCCCTCTGTG GCTGGGCGCCAGTCCAGCTCTCTGTCTGCCGAGTGCAGCAGGACTCTGCTGGTGTCTTTCCTCTGGGTGCTGAAGAATGCAGATGCAGCTCTCCTGGAGCGTTGGGTGTCGGATTTGTCTGTCCTTCAAATCAACCGCTTGCTGGACCTCCTGCATCTTTGTGTCTCCTGCTTTGAATACAAG GGGAAGAAAGCTCTGGAGAGGATCAACAGCCTGACGTTTAAAAAGTCTCAGGACATGAAGGCCCGGCTGGAGGAAGCCATACTGGGCACTATTGGAGCCCGTCAGGAGATGGTCCGCCGCTGCAGAG AAAGGAGTCCTTATGGCAGCCAGGAGAATGTCAGATGGAGAAAGAACGTCACTCACTGGAAACAAAATACAGACAGAGTTGACAA AACTAAGGCTGAGATGGAGCAGGAGTCTGTTGTGGATGGAAACCTTGCTACTGAGGCCTCTCTGGTCGTACTGGACACATTGGAAATCATAGTAAAG ACTGTGGTTGCATCTGAATTGAAAGAGAGTGTTCTTGGCGGGGTGCTGCGAGTGCTTCTCCACAGCATGGCAGGCAACCAGAGCGCCCTCTTTCTGCAGCATTGCTTCACTACACAGAGAGCACTAGTTTACAAG tTCCCAGAGATGCTGTTCGAAGAGGACACAGAGCTTTGTGCAGACCTGTGTCTGCGTCTCCTGCGACACTGCAGCAGTAGTGtcggctctgtcagaagtcacgCCTCAGCTTCTCTTTACCTGCTAATGAGACAAAACTTTGAGATTGGAAAT AACTTTGCACGAGTAAAGATGCAGGTCACAATGTCTCTGTCCTCGCTGGTTGGAACATCCCAGAACTTTAATGAAGAACACCTTCGTCGTTCATTAAAGACGATCTTGACATACGCTGAAGAGGACGTAGAGCTACGTGACACTCCCTTCCCAGAGCAG GTGCAGGATCTGGTGTTCAACCTGCACATGATTCTAACCGACACAGTGAAAATGAAAGAGCATCAGCAAGATCCTGAAATGCTCATTGACCTAATGTACAG GATTGCGAAAGGATACCAGAACTCTCCTGACCTGCGCCTGACGTGGCTGCAGAACATGGCAGGGAAACACTCTGAGAGAGGAAACCATGCTGAGGCGGCTCATTGTCTCGTCCATAGTGCAGCACTGGTGGCAGAATACCTCAACATGCTGGAGGATTGCCGCTACCTCCCAATTGGTTGCGTTACATTTCAG AATATTTCATCCAACATACTGGAGGAGTCAGCTGTATCCGATGATGTGTTGTCTCCAGAGGAGGAAGGCATCTGTGCTGGGAAGTATTTCAGTGAGTCAGGCCTGGTGGGCCTCCTGGAGCAAGCAGCTGCCTCTTTTAACATG GCTGCTATGTATGAGGCCATAAATGAAGTGTACAAGATACTGCTGCCCATCCATgaagctaacagagacttcAAAAAGCTGGCTACAGTCCATGGGAAGCTACAAGATGCCTTCAACAAAGTCTACAACCAA AGTTCAGGGTGGGAG AGAATGTTTGGAACCTACTTTCGAGTGGGTTTCTATGGTTGCCAGTTTGGAGACTTGGATGAGCAAGAGTTTGTCTATAAGGAGCCTTCAATCACCAAATTAGCTGAAATCTCCCACAGACTTGAG GAGTTCTACTCAGTCAAGTTTGGGGATGATGTGGTTGAAATTATCAAGGACTCCAGCCCAGTTGACAGAAGCAAACTGGATCCCAATAAG GCCTACCTCCAAATCACCTACGTCGAGCCTTACTTTGACACATACGAGCTGAAAGAAAGAGTCACCTACTTTGACAAGAACTACAACCTGCGTACCTTCATGTACTGTACCCCCTTCACGCTGGACGGCCGTGCCCACGGCGACTTGCACGAGCAATACAAACGCAAAACTATCTTGACAACATCTCATGCCTTCCCCTATATAAAGACACGCATCAATGTCATCCACAAAGAAGAG ATCATTCTTGTACCCATGGAGGTGGCAATTGAGGACATGCAGAAGAAGACTCAGGAGCTCGCTTTTGCCACAAACCAAGACCCTGCAGACCCAAAGATGCTTCAAATGGTGCTGCAGGGCTGTGTGGGCACTACTGTCAACCAG GGCCCCCTTGAAGTGGCGCAGGTCTTTCTTTCCGACATTCCTGATGACCCAAAGCTGTTTCGCCATCACAACAAACTGCGCCTGTGCTTTAAAGACTTCACTAAGAG GTGTGAGGATGCCCTGAGGAAGAATAAAGCCCTGATTGGACCAGACCAGAAGGAGTACCACAGAGAGCTGGAGAGGAACTACCACAAGCTGAAAGAGGCTCTGGGTCCTCTCATCAACCGCAAAATCCCCCAGCTGTACAGAACCCTGCCAGCTCaggcaacacaaacacaacg